A genomic window from Salvia hispanica cultivar TCC Black 2014 chromosome 5, UniMelb_Shisp_WGS_1.0, whole genome shotgun sequence includes:
- the LOC125187056 gene encoding protein DETOXIFICATION 14-like isoform X2, translated as MAMEAAEVPLLNPNPNPNTTNRWRKLGGDVNRVNLIALPMIVVTLSQYLQRTSPIFMLGHLGELSLSSASIATSLSNFGMSSALETLCGQAHGAKELHTVGTFTYAAILCLFIVCLPVCVLWIYTEELLVFVGQDPLISAEAGKFTIYLIPTLFPYAIMQSLVRYLQAQSLIFPMLWTSLLSLFSQLLLCWAFVFKFGLGNPGAALSIAISYWINVVLLAIYVMYSPSCDKTRASFSMDVLHSMWDFFRLAVPSAVMVCLEWWSFELVILLSGLLPNPQLATSILSIGFTVTSLHYHIPYSFGAAASTLVSNELGAGKPEGARVAVYAVVVLAIAEFLVASTTLYLCRGILGYAFSGEKEVVDGVKAMVPLLCLSIIMDSTQAVLSGVARGSRWQHIGAYVNLGSYYIVGIPVALVLGFVLDLKGKGLWSGLVAGATVQSISLSLITSLTNWDKQAREARERVFSHKIPVDH; from the exons atggcAATGGAGGCGGCGGAGGTACCTCTCCTCAATCCCAATCCCAATCCCAATACTACTAACCGTTGGCGGAAGTTGGGCGGAGATGTGAACCGCGTGAATCTGATCGCGCTCCCCATGATAGTGGTGACGCTTTCTCAGTACCTTCAGCGCACCTCTCCGATATTCATGCTAGGCCATTTAGGCGAACTCTCCCTCTCCAGCGCCTCCATCGCCACCTCTCTCTCCAAC TTCGGAATGTCCAGCGCTCTGGAGACTCTCTGCGGGCAGGCGCACGGCGCCAAGGAGCTGCACACAGTCGGGACCTTCACATACGCCGCGATTCTGTGCCTCTTCATCGTGTGCCTCCCTGTTTGCGTGCTCTGGATTTACACGGAGGAGTTGCTGGTGTTTGTGGGGCAGGATCCCTTGATTTCTGCTGAGGCTGGCAAATTCACCATTTATCTCATTCCTACGCTCTTCCCTTACGCTATTATGCAGTCGCTCGTTCGCTACTTGCAGGCGCAGAGTTTGATCTTCCCCATGCTCTGGACCTCCTTGCTCTCGCTCTTCTCGCAGCTGCTCCTCTGCTGGGCTTTTGTCTTCAAGTTCGGCCTCGGAAACCCCGGGGCCGCCTTGTCCATTGCCATTTCCTATTGGATTAATGTGGTTTTGCTTGCGATTTATGTTATGTATTCGCCTTCCTGTGACAAGACTCGTGCTTCCTTTTCCATGGATGTTCTTCACTCCATGTGGGACTTCTTTCGCCTAGCTGTCCCGTCTGCTGTAATGGTCTG TTTGGAGTGGTGGTCATTCGAGCTGGTCATATTGCTCTCAGGACTCTTGCCAAATCCACAGCTGGCCACATCTATTCTTTCTATAGG CTTCACGGTTACTTCATTGCACTATCACATACCCTACTCTTTTGGTGCTGCTGCAAG CACGTTGGTGTCGAACGAGCTTGGAGCAGGGAAGCCAGAGGGGGCTCGAGTTGCTGTGTATGCGGTGGTAGTGTTGGCGATAGCAGAGTTCCTAGTAGCCAGCACGACCCTGTACTTGTGCCGGGGTATTTTAGGGTATGCATTTAGCGGGGAGAAAGAAGTGGTTGATGGCGTGAAAGCAATGGTTCCTCTGCTTTGCCTGTCCATCATCATGGATAGCACGCAGGCAGTGCTCTCAGGAGTGGCGAGAGGAAGCAGATGGCAGCACATAGGGGCATACGTGAATCTCGGGTCATACTATATAGTTGGGATCCCGGTGGCGCTGGTGCTAGGCTTTGTGTTGGACCTTAAGGGGAAGGGTCTTTGGAGTGGATTGGTAGCAGGGGCAACTGTGCAGTCTATCTCACTTTCTCTCATTACATCTCTCACAAATTGGGACAAACAG GCAAGGGAGGCAAGAGAAAGAGTTTTTTCTCACAAAATTCCAGTGGACcattaa
- the LOC125187056 gene encoding protein DETOXIFICATION 14-like isoform X1, whose translation MAMEAAEVPLLNPNPNPNTTNRWRKLGGDVNRVNLIALPMIVVTLSQYLQRTSPIFMLGHLGELSLSSASIATSLSNVTGFSLLFGMSSALETLCGQAHGAKELHTVGTFTYAAILCLFIVCLPVCVLWIYTEELLVFVGQDPLISAEAGKFTIYLIPTLFPYAIMQSLVRYLQAQSLIFPMLWTSLLSLFSQLLLCWAFVFKFGLGNPGAALSIAISYWINVVLLAIYVMYSPSCDKTRASFSMDVLHSMWDFFRLAVPSAVMVCLEWWSFELVILLSGLLPNPQLATSILSIGFTVTSLHYHIPYSFGAAASTLVSNELGAGKPEGARVAVYAVVVLAIAEFLVASTTLYLCRGILGYAFSGEKEVVDGVKAMVPLLCLSIIMDSTQAVLSGVARGSRWQHIGAYVNLGSYYIVGIPVALVLGFVLDLKGKGLWSGLVAGATVQSISLSLITSLTNWDKQAREARERVFSHKIPVDH comes from the exons atggcAATGGAGGCGGCGGAGGTACCTCTCCTCAATCCCAATCCCAATCCCAATACTACTAACCGTTGGCGGAAGTTGGGCGGAGATGTGAACCGCGTGAATCTGATCGCGCTCCCCATGATAGTGGTGACGCTTTCTCAGTACCTTCAGCGCACCTCTCCGATATTCATGCTAGGCCATTTAGGCGAACTCTCCCTCTCCAGCGCCTCCATCGCCACCTCTCTCTCCAACGTCACCGGATTCAGCTTACTC TTCGGAATGTCCAGCGCTCTGGAGACTCTCTGCGGGCAGGCGCACGGCGCCAAGGAGCTGCACACAGTCGGGACCTTCACATACGCCGCGATTCTGTGCCTCTTCATCGTGTGCCTCCCTGTTTGCGTGCTCTGGATTTACACGGAGGAGTTGCTGGTGTTTGTGGGGCAGGATCCCTTGATTTCTGCTGAGGCTGGCAAATTCACCATTTATCTCATTCCTACGCTCTTCCCTTACGCTATTATGCAGTCGCTCGTTCGCTACTTGCAGGCGCAGAGTTTGATCTTCCCCATGCTCTGGACCTCCTTGCTCTCGCTCTTCTCGCAGCTGCTCCTCTGCTGGGCTTTTGTCTTCAAGTTCGGCCTCGGAAACCCCGGGGCCGCCTTGTCCATTGCCATTTCCTATTGGATTAATGTGGTTTTGCTTGCGATTTATGTTATGTATTCGCCTTCCTGTGACAAGACTCGTGCTTCCTTTTCCATGGATGTTCTTCACTCCATGTGGGACTTCTTTCGCCTAGCTGTCCCGTCTGCTGTAATGGTCTG TTTGGAGTGGTGGTCATTCGAGCTGGTCATATTGCTCTCAGGACTCTTGCCAAATCCACAGCTGGCCACATCTATTCTTTCTATAGG CTTCACGGTTACTTCATTGCACTATCACATACCCTACTCTTTTGGTGCTGCTGCAAG CACGTTGGTGTCGAACGAGCTTGGAGCAGGGAAGCCAGAGGGGGCTCGAGTTGCTGTGTATGCGGTGGTAGTGTTGGCGATAGCAGAGTTCCTAGTAGCCAGCACGACCCTGTACTTGTGCCGGGGTATTTTAGGGTATGCATTTAGCGGGGAGAAAGAAGTGGTTGATGGCGTGAAAGCAATGGTTCCTCTGCTTTGCCTGTCCATCATCATGGATAGCACGCAGGCAGTGCTCTCAGGAGTGGCGAGAGGAAGCAGATGGCAGCACATAGGGGCATACGTGAATCTCGGGTCATACTATATAGTTGGGATCCCGGTGGCGCTGGTGCTAGGCTTTGTGTTGGACCTTAAGGGGAAGGGTCTTTGGAGTGGATTGGTAGCAGGGGCAACTGTGCAGTCTATCTCACTTTCTCTCATTACATCTCTCACAAATTGGGACAAACAG GCAAGGGAGGCAAGAGAAAGAGTTTTTTCTCACAAAATTCCAGTGGACcattaa